A stretch of Apodemus sylvaticus chromosome 18, mApoSyl1.1, whole genome shotgun sequence DNA encodes these proteins:
- the Gdf1 gene encoding embryonic growth/differentiation factor 1: MLSVCHRFCDHLLLLLLLSSTTLAPEPASLGPAAALLQVLGLPEAPRSVPTLRPVPPVMWRLFRRRDPQEARVGRPLRPCHVEELGVAGNIVRHIAGSGLSSRPAQPAGTSGVCPEWTVVFDLSSVEPTERPTRVRLDVRLEAEREDARGWELSVALWAEAETRGPELLRVPASPGLPLRADLLGTAVAANASVPCTLRLALSLHPGATAACGRLAEASLLLVTLDPRLCPLPRSRRHMEPRVGGDPAGTCRTRRLHVSFREVGWHRWVIAPRGFLANFCQGTCTLPETLRGPGGPPALNHAVLRALMHAAAPTPGAGSPCCVPERLSPISVLFFDNSDNVVLRHYEDMVVDECGCR; the protein is encoded by the exons ATGCTCTCTGTCTGCCACCGTTTTTGCgaccacctcctcctcctgctcttgctGTCCTCGACGACCCTGGCCCCCGAGCCAGCATCCTTGGGCCCCGCTGCCGCCCTGCTCCAGGTTCTTGGGCTTCCCGAAGCACCTCGGAGTGTCCCCACGCTCCGACCTGTGCCTCCTGTCATGTGGCGCCTATTCCGCCGCCGCGACCCCCAAGAGGCCAGAGTGGGGCGCCCTCTGCGACCATGCCACGTGGAGGAACTGGGGGTTGCCGGAAACATCGTGCGCCACATCGCCGGCAGCG GTCTGTCCTCCAGGCCCGCACAACCCGCGGGGACCTCGGGGGTCTGCCCCGAGTGGACAGTCGTCTTTGACCTGTCAAGCGTGGAGCCCACAGAGCGCCCAACACGCGTGCGCCTAGACGTGCGGCTGGAGGCTGAGCGCGAAGATGCACGAGGGTGGGAGCTAAGCGTGGCGCTGTGGGCCGAGGCTGAGACTCGTGGGCCTGAGCTGCTGCGTGTGCCGGCGTCACCGGGACTGCCACTGCGCGCAGACCTACTGGGGACTGCAGTAGCCGCGAACGCATCGGTGCCGTGCACCCTGCGCCTGGCGCTGTCACTGCACCCTGGGGCCACTGCAGCCTGTGGGCGCCTGGCTGAGGCCTCGTTGCTGCTGGTGACGCTGGACCCACGCCTGTGTCCCTTGCCAAGGTCGCGGCGCCACATGGAGCCCAGGGTGGGAGGTGATCCAGCGGGCACGTGTCGCACCCGACGGCTGCATGTGAGCTTCCGTGAGGTGGGTTGGCACCGTTGGGTGATCGCGCCACGTGGCTTCCTAGCCAACTTCTGCCAGGGCACGTGTACGCTACCCGAAACGCTGAGGGGACCCGGTGGGCCGCCTGCACTCAACCATGCTGTGCTGCGCGCGCTCATGCACGCAGCCGCTCCCACCCCGGGTGCAGGCTCGCCCTGCTGCGTGCCAGAGCGCCTGTCGCCCATCTCTGTGCTTTTCTTCGACAATAGTGATAACGTGGTGCTGCGACACTACGAGGACATGGTGGTGGATGAGTGTGGCTGCCGCTGA